The proteins below come from a single Methanomicrobia archaeon genomic window:
- a CDS encoding DUF3883 domain-containing protein has protein sequence MVAKTDKKEWFDMPRKQWECAQEKGDKYHIYRIYDAGTKQVKVVDIPNQRKLWQEDSVIADHVRIHI, from the coding sequence ATGGTAGCGAAGACAGATAAGAAAGAATGGTTTGATATGCCCAGAAAGCAATGGGAATGTGCTCAAGAAAAAGGAGACAAATACCATATTTATCGGATTTACGATGCAGGAACTAAACAAGTAAAGGTTGTCGATATTCCAAATCAACGCAAACTTTGGCAAGAAGACAGTGTTATTGCTGATCATGTTCGTATTCATATATAA
- a CDS encoding orotidine 5-phosphate decarboxylase translates to MNSLFHRKRGVVPACDVYDLKTFRRLIEATYDLEGIVGYKLGALLGLTYGLPQLVNVIREYTDLPVIYDHQKAGTDIPRLGVKFATICADAGITGVILFPQAGPQTEAAFIDALFDKNLVPMVGGEMTHSQYLTHDGGFIRDDAPVEIYTLAAEKGVNHFIVPGTKPAVINQYHRLLSGLVNEPEYSMPGIGKQGGDITSAFDALEGAPAYAIIGASIYEQADMAAAARRFCAEALSTTGSE, encoded by the coding sequence ATGAACAGCTTATTTCATCGTAAACGCGGCGTTGTACCCGCCTGTGACGTGTACGATCTGAAGACGTTTAGAAGGCTCATTGAAGCCACATACGACCTCGAGGGCATTGTCGGCTACAAACTGGGCGCGCTCCTCGGGTTAACCTACGGGCTCCCGCAATTGGTCAACGTTATACGTGAATACACCGATTTACCGGTGATCTATGACCATCAAAAGGCCGGGACGGACATTCCACGACTGGGTGTGAAGTTCGCGACCATCTGTGCGGATGCCGGGATAACGGGTGTGATACTCTTCCCCCAGGCGGGCCCGCAAACCGAAGCTGCCTTCATAGATGCGCTTTTTGATAAGAATCTGGTGCCTATGGTAGGCGGCGAGATGACGCATTCGCAGTATCTGACACACGACGGAGGCTTCATAAGAGATGACGCGCCCGTGGAGATCTACACGCTCGCTGCTGAGAAGGGCGTGAACCATTTTATCGTACCGGGGACGAAGCCTGCAGTTATTAACCAGTACCACCGGTTGCTGTCCGGACTGGTGAACGAGCCCGAATATAGCATGCCGGGCATCGGTAAACAGGGCGGGGACATAACGTCCGCTTTTGACGCTTTAGAGGGTGCACCGGCGTATGCAATTATCGGCGCGAGTATCTACGAGCAAGCAGATATGGCTGCGGCAGCACGGCGGTTCTGCGCGGAAGCGCTTAGCACAACCGGAAGTGAGTAG
- a CDS encoding PAS domain S-box protein, giving the protein MPDLKLEALLTISRIELTTPLNQLLEEILIIVGREMQAHSGSVMLVNEESGELDMIATFGLPEDYINRIYARKVPLTCSPSDEVLKTGKFYMVQNIFEESRDKPWADLCRELGFSAQLVMPLKRKSAVIGLLNINMAEPHEFTQNKIAFVRIAASQAAALIECVQLSAKLDKEKMELESEVTEHKHMEELLWKSKESLRNILSASPIGIGIVKDRKLSWTNDRMVEMMGFTPDDDPYEYIGQSAEVIYASKEEYERVGRIFYNALKGAKLAEVDAKLKRRDGSLFDGHIIMSFLDPSDPVKGAIATILDISWRKQAEETLQQSEKVYRTLFENTGIAMMVVEDDMTISHINDDMVKVSGYSKEEIVGKMKWSDLIVKDDRSRMEEYHRLRRVDPETVPTSYEFQFIHKQGNVRDASLTVAVIPGTKQSVIAVKDITEHKRLEEELRRSEVLYRAFFEVTNAPTVILNEDGTFYKVNMEGAKISGFTKEELEGKKRWTDFIARKEDLEMMKEIHRLRREDPDSAPSHYEFLFKDRYGNLRSIYVAAAQIPGTKRSAVSFMDITDRKRAEAALRESEERFRSLFDNLSVGIAMIDRECQVLAVNKTACRFLDYSQGELIGTQLTSLIYPKDLEADREPFKLVIEGKEDHCLMDARYVRKDGGIVWGRLHVSGIKDEEGHVKFMSVICEDITACKLVEEALVSKDAEMASVIVKCKRMKEALQRSETKYKEIAEFLPDLIYKSILLDA; this is encoded by the coding sequence ATGCCAGATTTAAAGTTAGAGGCGCTGTTGACTATTTCACGAATAGAGTTGACGACGCCTTTGAATCAACTACTCGAGGAGATACTTATCATCGTAGGTCGAGAGATGCAGGCACATTCTGGATCCGTGATGCTCGTCAATGAGGAGTCCGGTGAACTTGATATGATTGCTACGTTCGGTCTCCCTGAGGATTATATCAACCGAATTTACGCACGAAAGGTTCCCCTTACGTGCAGCCCATCTGACGAAGTTTTGAAGACCGGAAAGTTCTACATGGTTCAGAACATCTTCGAGGAATCCCGAGATAAACCGTGGGCGGACCTTTGCCGCGAGTTAGGCTTCTCAGCGCAGCTCGTTATGCCACTGAAACGAAAGAGCGCGGTTATCGGGTTGCTGAATATCAACATGGCAGAGCCGCACGAGTTCACGCAAAACAAGATCGCTTTTGTTCGCATCGCGGCAAGCCAAGCCGCAGCACTAATAGAATGTGTCCAACTCTCTGCGAAGCTCGACAAAGAAAAGATGGAACTGGAAAGTGAAGTCACCGAGCACAAACATATGGAAGAGCTCTTGTGGAAGAGCAAGGAAAGCTTGAGAAATATCCTATCGGCATCTCCTATCGGGATCGGTATTGTTAAGGATAGAAAGCTTAGTTGGACAAATGACCGCATGGTGGAGATGATGGGATTTACCCCTGATGATGATCCCTATGAGTATATCGGCCAGAGTGCCGAAGTGATTTACGCTTCAAAAGAAGAATATGAACGGGTTGGTCGAATATTTTATAATGCGCTTAAGGGTGCGAAATTAGCCGAAGTTGATGCAAAATTGAAACGCCGAGATGGTTCCCTCTTTGACGGTCACATAATAATGAGTTTTCTGGACCCCTCTGATCCGGTAAAAGGAGCCATTGCTACCATTTTGGATATATCCTGGAGGAAGCAGGCGGAAGAGACGCTCCAGCAATCGGAAAAGGTGTATCGAACGCTATTTGAGAATACCGGGATCGCGATGATGGTCGTCGAAGATGACATGACAATATCCCATATTAATGATGATATGGTAAAAGTATCCGGCTATTCCAAAGAAGAGATCGTGGGTAAGATGAAGTGGTCAGACTTGATCGTGAAAGATGATCGGTCGCGGATGGAGGAATATCATCGCCTGCGGCGGGTTGATCCGGAAACCGTACCAACGAGTTACGAATTTCAGTTTATCCATAAACAGGGCAATGTTCGAGATGCTTCCCTGACCGTCGCAGTGATTCCTGGAACGAAACAGAGCGTGATAGCGGTCAAGGACATCACCGAGCACAAGCGGCTGGAAGAGGAACTCCGGCGATCGGAAGTTCTGTACAGAGCGTTCTTCGAGGTTACCAATGCACCTACGGTGATTCTCAACGAGGATGGAACATTTTATAAGGTAAACATGGAAGGTGCGAAAATCTCCGGTTTCACCAAAGAGGAGCTGGAAGGCAAGAAGCGCTGGACCGATTTCATCGCGAGGAAAGAAGATCTTGAAATGATGAAGGAAATCCATCGATTACGACGAGAAGATCCTGATAGCGCTCCAAGTCACTATGAATTCCTATTCAAAGACCGCTATGGAAATCTTCGCAGCATCTACGTGGCTGCTGCACAGATCCCGGGCACAAAGAGAAGTGCGGTATCATTTATGGACATCACCGACCGCAAACGTGCGGAAGCGGCACTGCGGGAGAGTGAAGAGCGTTTCCGTTCTCTTTTCGATAACCTGTCCGTGGGCATAGCAATGATTGATCGAGAATGTCAGGTATTAGCTGTGAACAAGACCGCCTGTCGCTTCCTAGATTACTCGCAAGGAGAGCTCATCGGAACACAACTTACCTCCTTAATCTATCCCAAAGACCTAGAGGCTGATAGAGAACCGTTCAAGCTCGTAATCGAAGGAAAGGAAGACCACTGCCTGATGGACGCGAGGTATGTACGAAAGGACGGTGGCATCGTCTGGGGTCGTTTACACGTATCGGGGATAAAGGACGAAGAAGGGCACGTTAAGTTCATGAGCGTTATTTGTGAAGATATTACTGCATGCAAGCTGGTGGAAGAAGCGTTAGTATCTAAAGATGCAGAAATGGCAAGTGTCATTGTCAAGTGCAAGCGCATGAAGGAGGCATTGCAACGCAGTGAGACAAAGTACAAGGAAATTGCCGAGTTCCTGCCTGATTTGATCTATAAGTCGATACTGTTGGATGCGTAA
- a CDS encoding UPF0058 family protein: protein MKKEELIHFHILLVQFKNYCEKNNFSGNLSKYKALDISPYQVHRSKEEHKQAIFVLATELVASLSANSNLTEIKKYQNGRKAKHAIA from the coding sequence ATGAAAAAAGAAGAGCTGATACACTTCCACATATTATTAGTTCAATTTAAGAACTATTGTGAGAAGAACAACTTTAGCGGTAATTTAAGTAAGTATAAAGCGTTAGACATATCTCCTTATCAGGTGCACCGGAGCAAGGAAGAGCACAAGCAGGCCATTTTTGTGCTTGCGACCGAGCTCGTTGCGTCGCTATCAGCAAATAGCAATCTCACTGAGATTAAAAAGTATCAGAATGGACGCAAAGCTAAGCACGCTATTGCCTAA
- a CDS encoding adenosine-specific kinase has translation MKVERVAVKNPEEKQVIIGQGNFSIFTCDDLFKTLLTAVPGIKCAVAMNEAVPRLTRVTGNEESLKELASENCLRIAASHSFFIAMDNAFPINVLNALKSHPAVATIFVASANPLDVIVAETELGRAVIGVVDGTSANRIETESEKKERRALCEQLGYALDEHSHSETSLAGSGAENVRLNESRQRTFFRFSFLRFTITT, from the coding sequence GTGAAAGTAGAACGGGTAGCGGTAAAGAATCCTGAGGAGAAGCAGGTTATCATCGGACAGGGTAATTTCAGTATCTTTACCTGTGATGACCTCTTCAAGACGCTCTTGACCGCGGTGCCTGGGATAAAATGTGCCGTGGCGATGAACGAAGCGGTGCCGCGTTTGACGCGAGTTACGGGGAATGAGGAGAGTCTCAAGGAGTTAGCAAGTGAGAACTGCCTCCGAATCGCCGCCTCTCATTCTTTTTTTATTGCCATGGATAATGCGTTCCCTATAAATGTGCTGAATGCGTTGAAGTCACATCCTGCGGTTGCAACGATCTTCGTTGCCTCTGCCAATCCGTTAGACGTCATTGTCGCCGAGACGGAACTTGGCCGCGCGGTTATTGGCGTGGTCGACGGCACCTCAGCGAACCGAATAGAGACAGAGTCAGAGAAGAAAGAGCGACGCGCGTTGTGCGAGCAGTTAGGGTACGCACTCGATGAGCACTCGCATAGCGAAACGAGCTTAGCTGGCTCGGGTGCCGAAAACGTACGTTTAAACGAATCACGGCAACGTACTTTTTTTCGTTTTTCCTTCCTTCGCTTCACTATCACTACTTAA